The following proteins come from a genomic window of Corallococcus sp. NCRR:
- a CDS encoding LpxI family protein, whose protein sequence is MERIGLIAGNGQLPFLFARAARARGLEVVVAAHRGETDPALEQEVGHFAWVRVGQVGRIQKVFRQAGVTRAAMAGGIGHVRALTEARPDLGAVRIISRLRSFRDDALLRAVAADFEAQGITIIAPTDFLGEVLCPEGHLAGPSLKPAQEKDVALGREVAVLLGQADVGQTVVVRDGHVLALEAVEGTDETIRRGAKLGGPGAVVVKRCKPEQDLRFDLPAVGPRTLEVMAEVGARVLALEVGRTVLLDAPALFAGATARGITLVGVR, encoded by the coding sequence GTGGAGCGCATCGGGCTCATCGCCGGCAACGGCCAGCTTCCCTTCCTCTTCGCGCGGGCCGCCCGTGCGCGCGGCCTGGAGGTGGTGGTGGCCGCGCACCGGGGAGAGACGGACCCGGCGCTGGAGCAAGAGGTCGGCCACTTCGCCTGGGTGCGCGTGGGGCAGGTGGGCCGCATCCAGAAGGTGTTCCGCCAGGCGGGTGTCACCCGGGCGGCCATGGCGGGCGGCATCGGCCACGTGCGCGCGCTCACGGAGGCCCGGCCGGACCTGGGCGCGGTGCGCATCATCTCCCGCCTGCGCAGCTTTCGGGACGACGCGCTCCTGCGCGCGGTGGCCGCGGACTTCGAGGCGCAGGGCATCACCATCATCGCCCCCACGGACTTCCTGGGTGAGGTGCTGTGCCCCGAAGGGCACCTGGCAGGCCCCTCGCTCAAGCCCGCGCAGGAGAAGGACGTGGCCCTGGGCAGGGAGGTGGCGGTGCTCCTGGGGCAGGCGGACGTGGGCCAGACGGTGGTGGTGCGGGACGGCCACGTGCTCGCGCTGGAGGCCGTGGAGGGCACCGACGAGACCATCCGCCGGGGAGCGAAGCTGGGCGGCCCGGGCGCGGTGGTGGTGAAGCGCTGCAAGCCGGAGCAGGACCTGCGCTTCGACCTGCCCGCCGTGGGCCCCCGCACGCTGGAGGTCATGGCGGAGGTGGGCGCACGGGTGCTGGCGCTGGAGGTAGGGCGCACGGTGCTGTTGGACGCACCCGCCCTCTTCGCGGGGGCCACCGCGCGGGGCATCACCCTGGTGGGCGTGCGGTAG
- the lpxA gene encoding acyl-ACP--UDP-N-acetylglucosamine O-acyltransferase produces the protein MAQVHPTAVVHPGARLHDTVEVGPFSVIGPQVVIGAGTRIGPHVVIEGRTTLGERNHLFQFCSVGAAPQDLKYAGEDTELVIGDENQIREFVTVNLGTVAGGGATRLGHRNLLLANSHIAHDCIVGNEVLLANGAALAGHVTVEDSVKISGLVAVHQFTRLGRYAFISGGSMVTMDVPPYCTVQGDRATLVGLNTVGLERGGFTEEQIGRVKEAYRILFRSKLGLQDALAQLRGELSGHPEVEHLVRFVETSKRGVTR, from the coding sequence ATGGCGCAGGTTCATCCCACCGCGGTCGTCCATCCGGGGGCCCGCCTCCACGACACCGTGGAGGTGGGGCCGTTCTCGGTCATCGGGCCCCAGGTCGTCATTGGCGCGGGCACCCGCATCGGGCCGCACGTCGTCATCGAGGGCCGCACCACGTTGGGGGAGCGCAACCACCTCTTCCAGTTCTGTTCCGTGGGCGCGGCACCCCAGGACCTGAAGTACGCGGGCGAGGACACGGAGCTCGTCATTGGCGACGAGAATCAAATCCGTGAGTTCGTCACGGTGAACCTGGGCACGGTGGCCGGCGGCGGCGCCACGCGCCTGGGCCACCGCAACCTGCTGCTGGCCAACAGCCACATCGCGCACGACTGCATCGTGGGCAATGAGGTCCTCCTCGCCAACGGGGCCGCGCTCGCGGGCCACGTCACCGTGGAGGACTCGGTGAAGATTTCGGGCCTGGTCGCGGTGCACCAGTTCACCCGGCTGGGCAGGTACGCGTTCATCTCCGGCGGCTCCATGGTCACCATGGACGTGCCCCCGTACTGCACCGTGCAGGGTGACCGGGCCACGCTGGTCGGCCTCAACACCGTGGGCCTGGAGCGCGGCGGCTTCACCGAGGAGCAGATCGGCCGCGTGAAGGAGGCCTACCGCATCCTCTTCCGCTCCAAGCTGGGGCTCCAGGACGCGCTCGCGCAGCTTCGCGGGGAGCTCTCCGGCCACCCGGAAGTGGAGCACCTGGTTCGCTTCGTGGAGACCAGCAAGCGCGGCGTCACGCGCTAG